The DNA sequence AATGCAACAATACATCTTTTTGATAAAGAAAGTGCAGCTATTTTAGAAATTATACAGGGTAAAGCGGATGGATTTTTTTATGATCAACTTACAATTTATAGAACTTGGCAAAAACATCAAGATACCACAAGAGCTATTCTAGCACCTTTTCAAAAAAATCCAGAATTTTGGGGTATAGCTATAAGAAAAGGCGATGTAGAACTTAAAAAAGAATTGGATGATTTTATAAGCAAAAGTAAAAAAGATGGATTTTTTGATTCGCTTGGAGAAAAATATCTAAAAGATGTTAAAGATACTTTTAAAAAGAACCATTTGCAATTTTTCTTTTAAAATTTAAGAAGAGACTTTTTAGTCTTTTCTTAAAATCATGTAACAAAACTTTCTACCAATCTTTGGATTAATAAATTCCAACCATCAACAAGAACAAAGATTAAAAGTTTAAAAGGTAAGGAAATCATTACAGGTGGAAGCATCATCATACCCATAGCCATTAAAACAGAACTTACAACCATATCAATAACCAAAAAAGGCAAGTAAATTAAAAAGCCTATTTCAAATGCTGTTTTTAATTCTGAAATCATAAATGCAGGTACTAAAACAGTTAAAGAAACATCATCAATGGTTTTAGGATTAGGTAAGTGACGTATGCGGTAAAATAAAGCTAAATCTTTTTCGCGAGTATTTTTTAACATAAAATCTTTAAAAGGTTTAATACTCTTATTAAAGGCTTCTTCATAACCAATTTTTTCTGCCAAATAAGGCTTAATTCCTTGATTATAAGATTTTGTAGCTACAGGTTCCATAATAAAAAAAGTTAAAATTAAAGCAAGAGTTACCAATATAGTATTTGGCGGCATACTTTGAGTTCCCATAGCTTGACGCAAAAAAGAAAAAACAACAATCAAGCGTAAAAAAGAAGTCATAACAAAAACTATGCTTGGGGCAAGCACTAAAATTGTCAATACTATAACTATGTTTAAGGTTGTAACAAGTTGATTTGGGGTATTTGGAGCACTAAGGCTTAAATTGACTGTAGGTATAGTTGCTTCAGGTGCTGCAAAAAGAGTGCTAAAAAAGGCACTTGCTATTAATAAAAAAAATATTTTTTTCAAAATGCTAACCTTGGTTTTTGATTTAAAAAACAGGCTTTATTTTAACTTTTGATGACTAAAAAAGAGTTTAAAACTTTTATTTAAAATATCCAAAACTTAACTTTAAAATGTTAAAATAAAGTAAAAATTTTATCATGAAATAAAGGCTTTAAAGATTATGAAAAATTCAATTTTAATTTTAGCAGCAGGTCTTGGCACCCGAATGAAATCACAAAAACCAAAAGTCTTACAAGAACTTTGTCAAAAAAGTATGATTTTACATATTTTAGAAAAAGCCTATGAATTAAGTGATGATGTAAGCGTAGTTTTATCGTATCAAAAAGAACTTGTTGAAAAAGAAATTCTTTCTTCTTTTCCAAAAACAAAAATTTTAGAACAGGATTTAAAAAATTACCCAGGGACCGCAGGTGCTTTAAAAAATTTTAAATCAGATAAAGAAAAAGTTTTAATTCTTTGTGGAGATATGCCTTTAGTTCAAAGTGAAAGTTTAAAGCAATTATTGCAAAATGAT is a window from the Campylobacter sp. RM10537 genome containing:
- the fliP gene encoding flagellar type III secretion system pore protein FliP (The bacterial flagellar biogenesis protein FliP forms a type III secretion system (T3SS)-type pore required for flagellar assembly.); translation: MKKIFFLLIASAFFSTLFAAPEATIPTVNLSLSAPNTPNQLVTTLNIVIVLTILVLAPSIVFVMTSFLRLIVVFSFLRQAMGTQSMPPNTILVTLALILTFFIMEPVATKSYNQGIKPYLAEKIGYEEAFNKSIKPFKDFMLKNTREKDLALFYRIRHLPNPKTIDDVSLTVLVPAFMISELKTAFEIGFLIYLPFLVIDMVVSSVLMAMGMMMLPPVMISLPFKLLIFVLVDGWNLLIQRLVESFVT